The following are encoded in a window of Geobacter metallireducens GS-15 genomic DNA:
- a CDS encoding efflux RND transporter periplasmic adaptor subunit — protein MKLSAKVAVPVAVVLLAAAGGGGYYLWHNQKAETATGAKQGEKAAQGKVLYTCAMHPFIIKDKPGTCPICGMELIKKVEGAQADAKEMAMLEHVSLSPSQQVMANVATVEAKTMPLTKEVNAVGIVQYDQSRQAKVTAWVAGRIDRLYVNTVGAYVSKGKPVAEVYSPDLVSAQQEYLLALKSRDRFKDSPIASISQGGEGLVASARQRLLLMGVKEHQIAGLQKAGRPNIRLPIYTPLSGVVIEKIAIEGQYVNTGDPLFNIADLSTVWVDVEVYENEFSFIKLGQRVDIVSQSYPGKTFSGRVSFVYPFLDPKTRTVKVRVQLPNPGLKLKPDMFVNASVKVPLGTAVTVPVAAVMDTGKRQVAWVEMKPGMFEPRDVKVGARVGDMLQVLSGVKAGEKVAASGGYLIDSEAQLKGTGGGHAGMPGMKMEEKGAPAPPAGHEGHTPSAPPQKKGGGMDMGDMKM, from the coding sequence ATGAAATTGAGTGCAAAGGTAGCAGTTCCGGTGGCAGTGGTTCTCCTGGCCGCGGCAGGCGGCGGGGGGTACTACCTGTGGCACAACCAGAAGGCGGAGACCGCAACAGGAGCAAAACAGGGGGAAAAGGCCGCCCAGGGGAAGGTGCTCTACACCTGCGCCATGCATCCCTTCATCATCAAGGACAAGCCCGGTACCTGCCCCATTTGCGGGATGGAGCTCATCAAAAAAGTGGAAGGCGCCCAGGCAGATGCCAAGGAAATGGCCATGCTCGAGCATGTTTCCCTCTCGCCTTCCCAGCAGGTGATGGCCAATGTTGCCACCGTTGAGGCAAAGACGATGCCCCTCACCAAGGAGGTGAATGCTGTCGGCATCGTGCAGTACGACCAGTCCCGGCAGGCGAAGGTCACCGCGTGGGTGGCGGGCCGCATTGACAGGCTCTACGTCAACACCGTTGGCGCCTATGTGTCCAAGGGAAAACCGGTGGCCGAGGTCTATTCGCCCGATCTCGTCTCCGCTCAGCAGGAATACCTCCTGGCACTGAAGAGCCGCGACCGGTTCAAGGACTCCCCCATTGCCTCCATCTCCCAGGGGGGAGAGGGGCTCGTGGCCTCGGCCCGGCAGCGGCTCCTCCTCATGGGGGTAAAGGAGCACCAGATCGCAGGGCTTCAGAAGGCCGGTCGTCCCAATATCCGTCTTCCTATTTACACCCCCCTCTCGGGGGTGGTGATCGAGAAGATCGCCATTGAGGGGCAGTACGTGAACACGGGGGATCCCCTCTTCAACATCGCCGACCTCTCCACCGTCTGGGTGGACGTGGAGGTCTACGAAAACGAATTCTCCTTCATAAAGCTCGGCCAGCGGGTCGACATCGTTTCCCAGTCTTATCCCGGTAAGACCTTCTCGGGTCGGGTGTCGTTCGTCTACCCCTTCCTCGACCCCAAGACCCGGACGGTCAAGGTGCGGGTCCAACTTCCCAATCCAGGCCTGAAGCTCAAGCCGGACATGTTCGTGAACGCGTCGGTCAAGGTGCCGCTCGGCACCGCCGTGACCGTGCCGGTGGCCGCAGTGATGGACACCGGTAAGCGGCAGGTAGCATGGGTTGAGATGAAGCCGGGAATGTTCGAGCCCCGGGACGTGAAGGTGGGCGCCCGGGTGGGGGACATGCTCCAGGTGCTCTCCGGGGTGAAGGCAGGCGAAAAGGTTGCGGCATCGGGCGGGTACCTGATCGACTCCGAAGCGCAGCTGAAAGGGACTGGCGGCGGCCATGCCGGCATGCCGGGGATGAAGATGGAGGAGAAAGGCGCTCCGGCTCCCCCGGCCGGTCATGAAGGGCACACGCCGTCCGCTCCTCCCCAGAAGAAGGGGGGCGGCATGGATATGGGTGATATGAAAATGTAA